The DNA sequence CGTGCGCCCCTACCGGTGAAAGAGCCGCATTCCCGAGATCTCTACCGCTCCGCAAACCCACACGGATCGCAACACAGCCCGTTTGCTCCTGGAACTGTCAAACTTCGTGGGTCCCCCGCCATAGGCGGGGGGTTACCCAGTGTGCTTATCCTTCGGCATCGGCCACCACCTCCAAAGCCGCGAGAAGTTTTTCCTTCAGGGCGGCCGCCGGTGGGGAAAGGACTTCGGCAGGCGCCTCCGCGTACTCCTCCCACAGCATCGCCACCTGCTCAGAAAGCTCTTCCCACAACGCGTCGCGGGTCACGGCGAAGACATCGATCCCGAGCTCCGGGGCCTGCAAGCGCATCAGTTGTTCCGTGTCATCGAGCTCTGGCACGAGGGTGAGAGGCTGCCGGAATCTCAACTCTTGGCCTTGGTGTCGAACCACTGCCACGATGAACGGGGAAAGGTCGACGTCGCAGATATTCTCTACTTCCACGATCTTCTCCGCAGCCAGTGCAACCAGTATCGGCACGACCCGAGGTACCCAAGAGCTAGCCCGCCCACCTCGGTATTGCCTTCCACATCTCCCGCAGCTCCCCGTCGAGCTCCCGGTACTCCGGACACAACTGCGCCACGCGGCCCCAGAACCGCCGCGAGTGGTACATCTCCGCAACATGACAGAGCTCATGGGTGAGAGCGTAGTCCACAAGCCGGGCCGGCAGGAAGAGGAGCTTTGCGTTGACGGAGATGGTCCGGTGCCGGGAGCAACTGGCCCAACGAGTCCGCTGACGCTTGACGAACGCCCGGCGGTAGGGCAGCCCGTGGCGCTCGCTGATCGCTCGCAGCCGGGGAACCAGGTGCTCG is a window from the Thermodesulfobacteriota bacterium genome containing:
- a CDS encoding YgjP-like metallopeptidase domain-containing protein; translated protein: MANLRAGLGRWLLRQAHEHLVPRLRAISERHGLPYRRAFVKRQRTRWASCSRHRTISVNAKLLFLPARLVDYALTHELCHVAEMYHSRRFWGRVAQLCPEYRELDGELREMWKAIPRWAG